A stretch of DNA from Mycobacterium senriense:
CGACATCGACGGCGTCGAGGTGCGCTCGGTGCCGCTGGTGATGACCGACCCGGCAGCGACGGCCGAGATGGTCCGGGCCGGGCTGGACCTGGCGGGGGTAAGCCCATGACCGCTGTGCCCGGCGAGCACGGCAGCGCCGCCGCCATCGAAATCCTGCCCGTCGCCGGGCTGCCCGAGTTCCGGCCCGGCGACGATCTGGGCGCGGCCGTCGCCGCGGCCGCGCCGTGGCTGCGCGACGGTGACGTCGTCGTGGTCACCAGCAAGGCGGTGTCCAAGTGTGAGGGCCGGCTGGTGCCGGCGCCGCGGGATCCCGAGGAGCGCGACGCACTGCGGCGCAAGCTGGTTGACGACGAAGCCGTCCGGGTGCTCGCCCGCAAGGGCCGAACCCTGATCACCGAGAACCGGATCGGCCTGGTGCAGGCCGCCGCGGGCGTGGACGGATCCAACGTCGGCCGTGACGAACTGGCGCTGCTGCCGGTCGACCCGGACGGCAGCGCCGCGGCGTTGCGCGCCGGGCTGGGCGAGCGGCTCGGCGTCGAGGTCGCCGTGGTCATCACCGACACAATGGGGCGCGCCTGGCGCAACGGCCAGACCGACGCGGCCGTGGGCGCGTCGGGTCTGGCTGTGCTGCACGGCTATTCGGGGGCCGTCGATCAGCACGGCAACGAGCTGCTGGTCACCGAGGTCGCGATCGCCGACGAGATCGCCGCGGCGGCCGATCTGGTCAAGGGCAAACTGACCGCGATGCCGGTGGCGGTGCTGCGCGGCCTGTCCGTGACCGACGACGGCTCCACGGCGCGGCAGTTGCTGCGACCCGGCACCGAGGACCTGTTCTGGCTCGGCACCGCCGAGGCCCTGGAGATGGGCCGCCGCGAGGCGCAGCTGCTGCGCCGATCGGTGCGCCGGTTCAGCGCCGAGCCGGTGCCCGCCGATCTGCTGGAGGCCGCCGTCGCCGAGGCGCTGACCGCACCGGCGCCGCACCACACCCGCCCGGTGCGGTTCGTCTGGCTGCGTACCCCGGCCACCCGGACCCGGCTGCTGGACCGCATGAAGGACAAGTGGCGCGCCGACCTCGCCGGTGACGGCCGGCCCGCCGACTCCATCGACCGCCGGGTAGCGCGCGGCCAGATCCTCTACGACGCACCCGAAGTCGTCATCCCGTTCCTGGTGCCCGACGGCGCCCACACCTATCCCGACGTGGCCCGCGCCGACGCCGAGCACACCATGTTCACCGTCGCGGTCGGCGCGGCCGTGCAGGCCCTGCTGGTCGCGCTCGCGGTGCGCGGGCTGGGCAGCTGCTGGATCGGCTCGACGATCTTCGCCGCCGACCTGGTACGCGCCGAGCTCGAACTGCCCGCCGACTGGGAACCCTTGGGCGCCATCGCCATCGGCTATGCCGCCGAACCGGCCGGGCCGCGCGATCCGGCAGACCCCGGTGATCTGCTGATCCGCAAGTGATACTGAGCCCATGAAGTTCGCGGGCAAGGCGGCGGCCTCGGCCGACAAGGTCCGCGGCGGCTACTACACCCCCGCGCCGGTGGCCCGCTTCCTGGCCGCCTGGGTCCGCGCGGCGGGACCCAAGATCGTGGAACCGTCCTGCGGCGACGGCGCCATCCTGCGCGAGCTGACCCGCCTCACCGACCAGGTCCGGGGCGTCGAGCTGATCGCCGACGAGGCGGCCAAGTCCCGCCGGTTCGCGCCCGTGGACGCCGAAAGCCTGTTCGCCTGGCTCGCCACCGCCGAGGTCGGCGGCTGGGACGGGGTCGCCGGCAACCCGCCCTACATCCGGTTCGGCAACTGGTCGTCGCAGCAGCGCGATCCGGCGCTGGAACTGATGCGACGCGAGGGTCTGCGCCCCACCCGGCTGACCAATGCCTGGGTCCCGTTCGTGGTGGCGAGCACCGTGCTGGCGCGCGACGGCGGACGGGTGGGACTGGTGCTGCCGGCCGAGCTGCTACAGGTCGGCTACGCCGCGCAGCTGCGCGACTTCCTGCTGAGCCGGTTCCGCGAGATCACCCTGCTGACCTTCGAACGGCTGGTGTTCGACGGCATCCTGCAGGAGGTCGTGTTGTTCTGCGGTGTCGTCGGCACCGGCCCCGCGCGCATCCGCACCGTCCACCTCGGGGACGCCGACGCCCTTGCCGGGGCGGACCTGGATGTCGAATCGGCGCCGGCGCTGCTGCACGAAGACGAGAAGTGGACCAAGTACTTTCTGGACCCCGCGGCGATCCGGCTGCTGCGGGGGCTCAGAAGCTCGGGCAGCCTGACCCGGCTCGGGTCGGTCGCCGACGTCGACGTCGGCATCGTGACGGGACGCAACGCCTTCTTCACGTTCACCGACGCCCAGGCCGACGAACTGGGGTTGCGGCAGCACTGCGTCCCGCTCGTCTCGCGCAGCGCCCAGCTGTCCGGGCTGGTCTACGACACCGACTGCCGCGCAAGCGATCTCGCCGCCGGGCAGCGCAGCTGGCTGCTCAACGCGCCGGCTGAACCGGCCGACCCGGCGTTAGAAGCGCACATCCGCGCGGGTGAAGCCGCGGGGGTGCACCGCGGCTACAAGTGCTCGCTGCGCAAGCCGTGGTGGGTCACGCCGTCGCTGTGGGTGCCCGACCTGTTCCTGCTGCGCCAGATCCACCGGGCGCCGCGGCTGACCGTCAACGCCGCCGCGGCCACCAGCACCGACACCGTGCACCGGGTGCGCCTCACCGCCCGCTCCGATGCCCGGGTCGAACCTGCCGCGCTGGCCGCCGCCTTCCACAACAGCGTGACGTTCGCCTTCGCCGAGATCATGGGCCGCAGCTACGGCGGCGGCGTCCTGGAGCTCGAGCCCCGCGAGGCCGAGCGGCTGCCCATCCCCCCGCCGGCGCACGCCGATGCCGAACTCGCCCGCGATGTGGACCTGCTGCTGAAGGCCAACGAGATCGAGAAGGCGCTCGACGTCGTCGACCGCCACGTGCTGATCGACGGCCTGGGCTTGCCCGCCGACGCGGTGGCGGACTGCCGCGCGGCGTGGGCGTCATTGCGGGATCGGCGGAAACGGCGGGGATCACGATGAGCGTTCGGGAATCGGCGATCGCCGTGCTGTCGGACTGGGAGCCCCCGGACCCGGCCCAGGATTCGCTGCGGCACGCCGTGCTGGCCTTCGTGCACGCCCGCGCCGACGCGTGCCTGCGCGAGTGCGTGCCCGGCCACGTCACCGCCTCGGCGCTGGTGCTCGACCACGCCGGGAGCGAGGTGCTGCTGACCCTGCATCGGCGCCTGGGCCGGTGGGTGCAGCTGGGCGGCCATTGCGACGATGACGATGCCGACGTCCTCGCGGCCGCGCTGCGCGAGGCCACCGAGGAGTCCGGGATCGACGGGCTGCGCATCGAGCCCCGCTTGACCGCGGTGCACGTGCATCCGGTGACCTGCTCGCTGGGCGTGCCGACCCGCCATCTGGATCTGCAGTTCGTCGCGCACGCGCCGGCCGGCGCGCAGATCGCGATCAGCGACGAGTCCGACGACCTGCGATGGTGGCCCGCCGACGCCCTGCCGGAGGGGACGGATCACGCGCTGGCCTATCTGGTCGCCCAGGCCACGCGCGCCTAGTCACCCGCCGAGGGTGCGGCCAGCTTCACAT
This window harbors:
- a CDS encoding coenzyme F420-0:L-glutamate ligase: MTAVPGEHGSAAAIEILPVAGLPEFRPGDDLGAAVAAAAPWLRDGDVVVVTSKAVSKCEGRLVPAPRDPEERDALRRKLVDDEAVRVLARKGRTLITENRIGLVQAAAGVDGSNVGRDELALLPVDPDGSAAALRAGLGERLGVEVAVVITDTMGRAWRNGQTDAAVGASGLAVLHGYSGAVDQHGNELLVTEVAIADEIAAAADLVKGKLTAMPVAVLRGLSVTDDGSTARQLLRPGTEDLFWLGTAEALEMGRREAQLLRRSVRRFSAEPVPADLLEAAVAEALTAPAPHHTRPVRFVWLRTPATRTRLLDRMKDKWRADLAGDGRPADSIDRRVARGQILYDAPEVVIPFLVPDGAHTYPDVARADAEHTMFTVAVGAAVQALLVALAVRGLGSCWIGSTIFAADLVRAELELPADWEPLGAIAIGYAAEPAGPRDPADPGDLLIRK
- a CDS encoding class I SAM-dependent methyltransferase; translation: MKFAGKAAASADKVRGGYYTPAPVARFLAAWVRAAGPKIVEPSCGDGAILRELTRLTDQVRGVELIADEAAKSRRFAPVDAESLFAWLATAEVGGWDGVAGNPPYIRFGNWSSQQRDPALELMRREGLRPTRLTNAWVPFVVASTVLARDGGRVGLVLPAELLQVGYAAQLRDFLLSRFREITLLTFERLVFDGILQEVVLFCGVVGTGPARIRTVHLGDADALAGADLDVESAPALLHEDEKWTKYFLDPAAIRLLRGLRSSGSLTRLGSVADVDVGIVTGRNAFFTFTDAQADELGLRQHCVPLVSRSAQLSGLVYDTDCRASDLAAGQRSWLLNAPAEPADPALEAHIRAGEAAGVHRGYKCSLRKPWWVTPSLWVPDLFLLRQIHRAPRLTVNAAAATSTDTVHRVRLTARSDARVEPAALAAAFHNSVTFAFAEIMGRSYGGGVLELEPREAERLPIPPPAHADAELARDVDLLLKANEIEKALDVVDRHVLIDGLGLPADAVADCRAAWASLRDRRKRRGSR
- a CDS encoding NUDIX hydrolase is translated as MSVRESAIAVLSDWEPPDPAQDSLRHAVLAFVHARADACLRECVPGHVTASALVLDHAGSEVLLTLHRRLGRWVQLGGHCDDDDADVLAAALREATEESGIDGLRIEPRLTAVHVHPVTCSLGVPTRHLDLQFVAHAPAGAQIAISDESDDLRWWPADALPEGTDHALAYLVAQATRA